A portion of the Salminus brasiliensis chromosome 9, fSalBra1.hap2, whole genome shotgun sequence genome contains these proteins:
- the adcyap1a gene encoding adenylate cyclase activating polypeptide 1a isoform X2 translates to MWSSRALAILIYGLLVHCGACSPLGYPGVRLENAGYEEGDSVADLAFDSDQIALSSGPSTGEDAYTLYYPSEQRTERHADGMFNKAYRNALAQLSARKYLHSLMAKRVGGGSAMEDGTEPLSKRHSDGVFTDSYSRYRKQMAVKKYLAAVLGKSSEDLDLHQFLQDIDFGALPDGDDYEELMRNLLGQFNLDLSAL, encoded by the exons ATGTGGAGCAGCAGAGCTCTGGCCATTCTTATCTACGGGCTCCTCGTGCACTGCGGCGCGTGCTCTCCTCTCGGCTACCCGGGCGTCAG GCTGGAGAATGCGGGCTATGAAGAGGGGGATTCAGTAGCAGATTTGGCTTTCGACAGTGACCAGATCGCTCTGAGCTCTGGTCCATCAACTGGGGAAGATGCCTACACGTTATATTACCCGTCAGAGCAAAG AACGGAAAGGCACGCAGACGGGATGTTTAATAAAGCCTACAGGAATGCGCTGGCTCAGTTATCAGCCCGGAAATACCTGCATTCTCTAATGGCTAAACGTGTTGG AGGAGGGAGTGCGATGGAGGACGGCACGGAGCCGCTCTCCAAGCGTCACTCTGATGGGGTCTTCACTGACAGCTACAGTCGCTATCGGAAGCAAATGGCCGTGAAGAAGTATCTGGCCGCAGTCCTCGGCAAAAG CTCTGAAGACTTAGATTTGCACCAATTTCTACAAGACATAGACTTTGGGGCGCTCCCGGATGGGGATGATTATGAGGAATTAATGAGGAACTTGCTGGGGCAGTTCAATCTCGATCTCTCG GCTTTGTGA
- the adcyap1a gene encoding adenylate cyclase activating polypeptide 1a isoform X1, which yields MWSSRALAILIYGLLVHCGACSPLGYPGVRLENAGYEEGDSVADLAFDSDQIALSSGPSTGEDAYTLYYPSEQRTERHADGMFNKAYRNALAQLSARKYLHSLMAKRVGGGSAMEDGTEPLSKRHSDGVFTDSYSRYRKQMAVKKYLAAVLGKSSEDLDLHQFLQDIDFGALPDGDDYEELMRNLLGQFNLDLSVSSVAPVPFSPFFRRGVSHSSLSPVKSSSPVIYRLNFTSQTPLLPHPLTTLFDKCIDFHTMEPSHFGQMYLKYEWVFCHGQSK from the exons ATGTGGAGCAGCAGAGCTCTGGCCATTCTTATCTACGGGCTCCTCGTGCACTGCGGCGCGTGCTCTCCTCTCGGCTACCCGGGCGTCAG GCTGGAGAATGCGGGCTATGAAGAGGGGGATTCAGTAGCAGATTTGGCTTTCGACAGTGACCAGATCGCTCTGAGCTCTGGTCCATCAACTGGGGAAGATGCCTACACGTTATATTACCCGTCAGAGCAAAG AACGGAAAGGCACGCAGACGGGATGTTTAATAAAGCCTACAGGAATGCGCTGGCTCAGTTATCAGCCCGGAAATACCTGCATTCTCTAATGGCTAAACGTGTTGG AGGAGGGAGTGCGATGGAGGACGGCACGGAGCCGCTCTCCAAGCGTCACTCTGATGGGGTCTTCACTGACAGCTACAGTCGCTATCGGAAGCAAATGGCCGTGAAGAAGTATCTGGCCGCAGTCCTCGGCAAAAG CTCTGAAGACTTAGATTTGCACCAATTTCTACAAGACATAGACTTTGGGGCGCTCCCGGATGGGGATGATTATGAGGAATTAATGAGGAACTTGCTGGGGCAGTTCAATCTCGATCTCTCGGTGAGTTCTGTGGCTCCAGTACCATTTAGCCCTTTTTTTCGGAGGGGtgtctctcactcctctctttctcctgtgAAGTCCTCCTCCCCCGTCATCTATCGCTTAAATTTCACGAGCCAAACTCCTCTCCTTCCTCACCCGCTCACAACCCTCTTTGACAAATGCATTGACTTTCACACCATGGAACCTTCTCATTTCGGGCAGATGTATCTCAAATATGAATGGGTTTTTTGTCACGGACAGTCAAAATAG